From a region of the Panicum virgatum strain AP13 chromosome 2K, P.virgatum_v5, whole genome shotgun sequence genome:
- the LOC120691221 gene encoding uncharacterized GPI-anchored protein At4g28100-like has product MSAHFAVALLLALLSSTAHASDVPSFPLSQAQSPSNSSSPSNASSPPCHLDLSAELFGGVAAACGAGGGPGSLDRGRCCPVLAAWLFAAHARTALSLPPAPPPSALSGEEGLGPGDDGPMVPYDNQRCVDALGAALEKRGVALPSPNKTCDTVLCFCGIRLHQIGSLRCPAAFAVGAAAKNATPTAAVKDLEKSCRNASYAGCSRCVQSLQKLKGNVSREVSGGDRARRMLGRDCQMMGLTWLLAKNKTAYIPTVSAVLRAMLYAAHPTESASGSGSGAAPRCSPDQENMPLAVDSLQFERTGTTSSAAAALTPQAAIPVALLLGLVLCGWW; this is encoded by the exons ATGTCGGCGCACTTCGCCGTCGCGCTgctcctcgccctcctctcCTCAACTGCCCACGCCTCCGACGTGCCCTCGTTCCCGCTCTCGCAGGCGCAGTCCCCGTCCaactcctcgtcgccgtcgaacgcctcctcgccgccctgcCACCTCGACCTCTCGGCCGAGCTCttcggcggcgtggccgcggcgtgcggcgccgGAGGCGGGCCGGGCTCGCTCGACCGGGGGCGGTGCTGCCCCGTGCTCGCGGCCTGGCTGTTCGCGGCGCACGCGCGCACCGCGCTGTCCCTGCCCCCGGCGCCCCCGCCCTCGGCGCTCTCGGGCGAGGAGGGGCTCGGGCCCGGGGACGACGGGCCCATGGTGCCCTACGACAACCAGCGGTGTGTCGACGCGCTGGGCGCGGCGCTGGAGAAGCGCGGGGTGGCGCTGCCGTCGCCCAACAAGACGTGCGACACCGTGCTCTGCTTCTGCGGCATCCGGCTCCACCAGATCGGCTCGCTCCGCTGCCCCGCCGCGTTCGCCGTCGGCGCGGCGGCCAAGAACGCcacgcccaccgccgccgtcaaGGACCTGGAGAAGAGCTGCCGCAACGCCTCCTACGCCGGCTGCTCCCGCTGCGTCCAGTCACTGCAAAAG CTGAAGGGAAACGTGAGCCGCGAGGTCtccggcggcgaccgcgcgcGGCGGATGCTGGGGCGGGACTGCCAGATGATGGGGCTGACGTGGCTGCTGGCCAAGAACAAGACGGCCTACATCCCCACCGTCTCCGCCGTGCTGCGCGCCATGCTCTACGCCGCGCACCCGACGGAGTCCGCCtctggcagcggcagcggcgcggcgccgcggtgCAGCCCGGACCAGGAGAACATGCCGCTGGCCGTGGACTCGCTGCAGTTCGAGCGCACCGGCACCACGAGCTCGGCGGCCGCTGCCTTGACGCCGCAGGCGGCCATCCCTGTCGCCCTTCTCCTCGGCCTCGTGCTCTGCGGCTGGTGGTGA
- the LOC120691230 gene encoding ABC1 family protein YPL109C, mitochondrial-like — MQRLLGVGERLLAIGTNRRAASYSHPSHRSGYYTAARDNGLSTKRKIPAVFSRMFSHYKVIVRKNRAEDHKCRIRMSRGYRTFSLAVANSSATQQAQLAWKRLSHMYSYSGPRFPLMSRAACAISLSFTRFHIIPGVMALAFGKMALAPPVLADSPSFMPRMDGIITKAQDTRQFLSSLVWSIWEGITLLIRAVHLTFLFFPATALAPFADKFSVAFRRRWLSLVRRTLEKAGPAFIKWGQWAATRPDLFPSDLCVELAKLHSAAPAHGFAYSKAAIEKAFSRELSEIFESFEENPVASGSIAQIHRATLKNQHPRKHVAVKVRHPGVGESIKRDFLLINLVAKASNIVPGLSWLRLDESVRQFAVFMMSQVDLSREAAHLSRFIYNFRRWRHVSFPKPLYPLVHPSVLVETFENGESVSRFMDEIEGNARMKKDLAHIGTYAFLKMLLEDNFIHADMHPGNILVRLNDNKLSRRRFFRAKPHIVFLDVGMTAELTRSDRDNLQQFFKAVATRDGLTAAKCTLQLSKNQSCPNPVAFTEELDKTFTFWGTPEGDVFHPVECMHQLLDTVRRHRVNIDGNICTVMVTILLLEGWQRKLDPGFDIMHTLKTLLLEKDVKQPIDFFS; from the exons ATGCAACGGCTACTGGGGGTCGGCGAGAG GCTTTTGGCAATTGGAACAAATAGACGGGCAGCCAGTTATTCCCATCCGAGCCACAGAAGTGGGTACTACACAGCGGCGAGGGACAATGGCTTGTCAACAAAGCGAAAGATTCCAGCTGTCTTCTCGAGGATGTTCTCACATTACAAAGTCATTGTCAGAAAGAACAGAGCTGAGGATCATAAGTGCAGAATCAGGATGTCCAGAGGATACCGCACATTCTCTCTGGCAGTGGCCAATTCATCAGCAACCCAGCAAGCACAACTGGCATGGAAGCGGCTCAGTCATATGTACTCGTATAGCGGTCCACGGTTCCCGCTGATGAGCCGAGCAGCCTGTGCTATTAGCCTGTCCTTTACGAGGTTCCATATCATCCCTGGGGTCATGGCTCTAGCTTTTGGCAAGATGGCACTTGCACCACCAGTCCTGGCAGACTCACCATCCTTCATGCCGAGAATGGATGGCATCATCACAAAGGCACAAGATACTCGCCAATTTCTGTCATCTCTTGTTTGGTCAATCTGGGAGGGCATCACTTTGCTTATAAGAGCAGTGCATTTGACTTTCCTATTCTTCCCTGCAACTGCATTAGCTCCATTTGCTGACAAGTTCAGTGTTGCGTTCAGAAGAAGGTGGCTTAGCCTTGTGCGCCGCACCCTCGAAAAGGCCGGGCCAGCGTTCATTAAGTGGGGCCAGTGGGCTGCAACACGCCCTGATCTTTTTCCAAGTGATCTCTGTGTTGAGCTTGCAAAGCTTCACAGTGCAGCTCCAGCGCATGGCTTTGCTTACAGCAAAGCTGCCATTGAGAAGGCATTCAGTCGTGAGCTTTCTGAAATATTTGAGTCCTTTGAGGAGAACCCTGTTGCTTCTGGAAGCATTGCACAAATACATCGGGCTACACTGAAAAATCAACATCCTAGAAAGCATGTTGCAGTTAAGGTGAGGCATCCTGGTGTTGGAGAATCTATCAAGAGAGACTTTCTACTCATCAATCTTGTGGCCAAGGCTTCTAATATCGTCCCTGGATTGAGCTGGCTGAGGCTGGATGAGAGTGTTCGCCAGTTTGCAGTATTCATGATGTCTCAAGTTGATCTTTCTAGGGAAGCTGCTCACTTGAGTCGTTTTATCTACAACTTCCGCAGATGGAGACACGTGTCTTTCCCGAAGCCCTTGTATCCACTTGTGCATCCATCTGTCCTAGTTGAGACTTTTGAAAATGGAGAAAGTGTCTCTCGTTTTATGGATGAAATCGAAGGGAATGCTCGGATGAAGAAAGACCTTGCGCACATTGGGACATATGCTTTTCTGAAGATGCTTCTG GAGGACAATTTTATTCATGCGGATATGCACCCTGGAAACATTCTTGTTCGTTTAAATGATAACAAGCTTTCGAGGAGACGATTTTTCAGAGCCAAGCCCCATATTGTGTTTCTTGATGTGGGCATGACTGCTGAGCTCACACGATCTGACCGGGATAACTTGCAACAGTTCTTCAAGGCAGTAGCTACTAGAGATGGTCTTACTGCTGCTAAGTGTACCCTTCAGTTGTCGAAGAATCAGAGCTGTCCAAATCCAGTGGCGTTCACTGAG gaACTGGACAAGACGTTTACATTCTGGGGAACTCCTGAAGGGGATGTCTTTCATCCTGTTGAATGCATGCATCAACTGCTTGATACAGTTCGCCGCCACAGAGTCAACATTGATGGCAACATCTGTACTGTCATGGTTACCATTTTGCTCCTCGAG GGGTGGCAACGCAAGCTGGACCCAGGCTTTGATATCATGCACACATTGAAGACTTTATTACTAGAGAAGGATGTCAAGCAACCGATTGACTTTTTCTCGTAA